One genomic region from Rhinoraja longicauda isolate Sanriku21f chromosome 34, sRhiLon1.1, whole genome shotgun sequence encodes:
- the LOC144609375 gene encoding histone H2B 1/2-like, translating into MPETSKAAAKKGAKKALPKPTGKAGKKRRRSRKESYGIYIYKVMKQVHPDTGISSKAMSIMNSFVNDIFERIAGEASRLAHYNKRSTISSREIQTAVRLLLPGELAKHAVSEGTKAVTKYTSSK; encoded by the coding sequence ATGCCTGAGACGTCGAAAGCAGCTGCCAAGAAGGGCGCAAAGAAAGCTTTGCCGAAACCTACAGGGAAAGCGGGCAAGAAGCGCAGGAGGTCGAGGAAGGAGAGTTACGGcatctacatctacaaagtgaTGAAGCAGGTTCACCCCGACACTGGCATCTCCTCCAAGGCCATGAGTATCATGAACTCGTTCGTCAACGATATTTTCGAGCGCATCGCAGGCGAGGCTTCCCGCCTGGCCCATTACAACAAGAGATCTACCATCAGCTCCCGAGAGATTCAGACCGCCGTGCGCCTGCTTCTTCCCGGGGAGCTGGCCAAGCACGCCGTGTCGGAAGGGACAAAGGCGGTGACCAAGTACACCAGCTCCAAGTAA